A region of Mycoplasmopsis bovirhinis DNA encodes the following proteins:
- the mip gene encoding Ig-specific serine endopeptidase MIP yields the protein MKKFNKKILLLNGSILSLVGFFALTSCQSNEKKPNDPTNPGDVTTPGNGSGTTTPVDPNIFKKQLPSLQSVKEYVSGKSFDELFSVQGSFINSTNFKEQLTSKQFVDQVASNELTLTLKEAHSEDLYFVNVVNLEQDKVRVIFGYKNTEEFLNFEVDGFKQESNFIINQSPAPSQSQWGQYVNFTQKERYNKDMEQYDQGLERNTTLRETNIQTSQKQKFDQKANEVGVPTYDRSNRLGMTIPEYDTKGNFIGLNMQKKEAPKIYSWVDGYNKETFKNVGLARTITNEQYKTMALQTYQLKLTNWSVSIDEKERELAKEIMKNDDNLVNNLFDKIKDLNKRQELKDKLQRNITVAGVVDELISQAWKQIQSENSASDASKLYDEYIYYRQDLILEKMKNASGLSEKTKDNITKRVRETTNFRHLEPWYRSTTPHAGTAWIIDHEITSDGSYPKKFYFATNLHVIDTIDKENFQNFQLTVLSERTPSLYQKLQTIPMDDRYTSLNFNDSNKLALTRIFDGRDYLTKDPVDYLADKTFNKKEFIDFAVFEVDFSKTNFTEEQVRDITNNYADKNDQKISFVNYDYLNNYEKIDIPLALNKNELEKLKEYDSLYILGYPKTQSNGFFDFFLDRYEDEVLIANAKNTYSLWTNASYELYKKPGPTDDEVTKLNYEVGYGLSYALGYRTFTEKPGIVDQFLSAPLSGAGAYVSSDDGKEYVSMNLGYMPRRFAPGGGASGSSVRNQENKLVGIFHSVNSSSLTGIAAAFRSNGYDYKELYGTYNLPQYDVIYGGGKDQNVGKSYREAMLAKNPNLKTHLFPNGLSVVPEEFKFKNN from the coding sequence ATGAAGAAATTTAATAAAAAAATACTGTTACTTAATGGTTCAATTTTAAGCTTAGTTGGTTTTTTTGCTTTGACTAGTTGCCAAAGTAATGAAAAAAAGCCAAATGATCCTACAAATCCTGGAGATGTAACAACCCCAGGTAATGGCAGTGGAACTACTACACCAGTAGATCCAAATATATTTAAAAAGCAGCTCCCATCTTTACAATCTGTGAAAGAGTATGTATCTGGTAAAAGTTTTGACGAATTATTTTCTGTTCAAGGTTCATTTATTAATTCCACAAATTTTAAAGAACAATTAACTAGTAAACAGTTCGTCGATCAAGTTGCTTCAAATGAATTAACTTTAACTTTAAAAGAAGCTCATTCAGAAGATCTATATTTTGTTAATGTAGTTAATTTAGAACAAGATAAGGTTAGAGTTATTTTTGGTTATAAAAATACAGAAGAATTTCTTAATTTTGAAGTAGATGGCTTTAAACAAGAGAGTAATTTTATTATTAATCAAAGTCCTGCTCCATCACAATCTCAATGGGGTCAATATGTTAACTTTACTCAAAAAGAGAGATACAACAAGGATATGGAGCAATATGATCAGGGTTTAGAAAGAAATACTACTTTAAGAGAAACGAATATTCAAACTTCTCAAAAACAAAAGTTTGATCAAAAAGCTAATGAAGTAGGAGTCCCTACATATGATCGTTCCAACCGTTTAGGAATGACAATTCCTGAATATGATACAAAGGGTAATTTTATTGGACTTAACATGCAAAAAAAAGAAGCACCAAAAATTTATTCATGAGTTGATGGGTATAACAAAGAAACCTTTAAAAATGTCGGGCTAGCAAGAACCATTACTAATGAACAATATAAAACTATGGCGCTTCAAACTTATCAATTGAAACTAACCAACTGGTCAGTTTCAATTGATGAAAAGGAACGTGAGTTAGCTAAAGAAATTATGAAGAATGATGATAACTTAGTTAATAATTTATTTGATAAGATTAAAGATTTAAATAAAAGGCAAGAACTTAAAGATAAGCTGCAAAGAAACATTACTGTTGCAGGTGTAGTTGATGAATTAATTTCACAAGCTTGAAAACAAATACAAAGTGAAAATTCTGCCTCAGATGCTTCAAAATTATATGATGAATATATTTACTATAGACAAGACTTAATTTTAGAGAAAATGAAAAATGCTTCAGGATTAAGTGAAAAAACTAAAGATAATATAACTAAAAGAGTTAGAGAAACTACTAATTTTAGACATTTAGAACCGTGGTATAGAAGCACCACACCTCATGCTGGAACAGCATGAATTATTGATCATGAAATAACTAGTGATGGATCATATCCTAAGAAATTTTATTTTGCTACTAATTTACACGTAATTGATACAATTGACAAAGAGAATTTTCAAAACTTTCAGTTAACTGTGTTAAGTGAAAGAACCCCTTCGCTATATCAAAAATTGCAAACCATACCAATGGATGATAGATATACCTCACTTAATTTTAATGATAGTAATAAATTGGCATTAACTCGTATTTTTGATGGTAGAGATTATTTAACTAAAGATCCAGTTGATTACTTAGCAGACAAAACTTTTAACAAAAAAGAATTCATTGATTTTGCTGTTTTTGAAGTTGATTTTAGTAAAACTAATTTTACTGAAGAACAAGTCAGGGATATAACTAATAACTATGCAGATAAAAATGATCAGAAAATATCTTTTGTTAATTATGATTATTTAAATAATTATGAAAAAATAGATATTCCTTTAGCTTTGAACAAAAACGAACTAGAAAAATTAAAAGAATATGATAGTTTATACATTTTAGGTTATCCCAAAACTCAATCAAACGGTTTTTTTGACTTCTTTTTAGATAGATATGAGGATGAAGTATTAATAGCAAATGCAAAAAATACTTATAGTTTATGAACTAATGCCTCATATGAGCTATACAAAAAACCAGGACCTACAGATGATGAAGTTACCAAATTAAATTATGAAGTAGGGTACGGATTATCTTATGCTCTAGGATACCGTACTTTCACGGAGAAACCAGGTATTGTTGACCAATTTCTAAGTGCTCCACTATCAGGAGCAGGCGCATATGTATCATCTGATGATGGTAAAGAATATGTTTCAATGAACTTAGGTTATATGCCTCGTAGATTTGCTCCTGGTGGTGGGGCTAGTGGTTCATCAGTTCGTAATCAAGAGAATAAATTAGTAGGTATTTTCCACAGTGTTAACTCTTCTTCTTTAACAGGTATAGCTGCAGCTTTTAGATCTAACGGTTATGATTATAAAGAATTATATGGAACTTATAATCTACCACAATATGACGTTATTTATGGTGGAGGAAAAGATCAAAATGTTGGCAAGTCATACCGTGAAGCTATGCTTGCTAAAAATCCAAATTTAAAAACACATTTATTTCCTAATGGATTAAGTGTTGTCCCTGAGGAATTTAAATTTAAGAATAATTAA
- the upp gene encoding uracil phosphoribosyltransferase produces the protein MATIIKHPIINIKLDQLRNIKTNHSQFRSIMNDLAKLLIYPVLKNYETKKTPEISGTKKQYQSNIYDQPILLIPILRAGLGLLNGFSEILPEAKIGHIGLYRDENNQIKEYLYKLPEISKNAKVILLDPMLATGASLAIAIKKLNQEGFNDISVVTLIASEPGIKYIENIYPTVKIFSTALDPILNEKGYIIPGLGDAGDRLFGTK, from the coding sequence ATGGCAACAATTATTAAACATCCAATTATCAATATCAAACTTGATCAATTACGCAATATTAAAACTAATCATTCACAATTTCGTTCAATTATGAATGATTTAGCTAAATTACTTATTTATCCAGTTTTAAAAAATTATGAAACTAAAAAAACACCAGAAATTAGTGGAACAAAGAAGCAGTACCAATCAAATATTTACGATCAACCAATTTTACTAATTCCAATTTTAAGAGCAGGGTTAGGTCTTTTAAATGGCTTTAGTGAAATTCTGCCAGAAGCTAAAATTGGTCATATTGGGTTATATCGTGATGAAAATAACCAAATTAAAGAATATTTATACAAACTACCTGAAATATCTAAAAATGCAAAAGTTATCTTGCTTGATCCGATGCTAGCTACTGGTGCATCATTAGCAATAGCAATCAAAAAATTAAATCAAGAAGGTTTTAACGATATTTCAGTAGTTACCTTAATTGCTTCAGAGCCAGGAATAAAGTATATTGAAAATATTTATCCAACTGTAAAAATTTTTAGCACTGCTCTGGATCCAATTCTCAATGAAAAAGGTTATATTATCCCAGGACTGGGTGATGCAGGAGATCGATTATTTGGTACAAAATAA
- a CDS encoding DNA gyrase/topoisomerase IV subunit A — protein MKNKINQTIENVVEETLEKTLSERFERYAKYVIQQRALPDVRDGLKPVQRRILYSMFTLGLDPDKPYKKSARVVGDVIGKYHPHGDSSVYEAMVNLSQWWKMNLPILDMHGNIGSIDNDPAAQMRYTEVRLSKVAQYMIGDIKKKTTLFVPNFDDSEQEPLVLPSLFPNLLVNGAMGIAVGMATNMLPHNLNEIIDASIYKIKNPQTSLKSLMKYIQGPDFPTGGIIHGTNGIIEGFETGNNSTKNKIKLFSKYNVYTKGQYKYIEITEIPYGVIKSSLVYSIDEIIQNKAIAGLLEIKDQSDRSGINILLVLEKDANDKSIISYLFEKTKLQNTYNYNQVVIINGRPKLASLLDLLDNYILHVKDVKSKVIKFDLEKSKLRLEIILGLLKVTEITDEVIALIRNCEGSKSGVINALMLSFNFTENQATAIAELRLYKLSKTDKEALLDEKAQLIKNIEHYELLLNDEVKFNEYVINELKSIKKLFGKERKTQIIQEDFNFTYHETDLIKEEVNYVGITKQGFIKKFSDKTVVSNSLSTYPLKDNDVLKYFNKLNSMNTLLIFTNFGNYIQVPVYKINECKWRETGQKLSDLVHLKVSEEVVSVIKVDNWNSNTFIVIGTKNGLFKKVKLTEFKVQRLNKVYNAINLTNDDKVINVALSNGLYHILILTKNGLCSLYPETDIAIYSPKAKGNKGVYLSLSDKVENFAMVQNNDIVSILTAKGQIKHMLVSKLTYVPKSIKGKKIIEVLESKIIDLCPGYNLKVIGVNGNMQSFLEEINLSSPTKHASITDFNIPSLLEVSFLKLNDELDLQKTEQKIKESSLKLEELLKKLNK, from the coding sequence ATGAAAAATAAAATTAACCAAACAATCGAAAATGTAGTTGAAGAAACATTAGAAAAGACTCTTTCAGAACGTTTTGAAAGATATGCTAAGTATGTTATTCAGCAAAGAGCATTGCCAGATGTCAGAGATGGTTTGAAACCTGTGCAGCGGAGAATTTTATATTCAATGTTTACTTTAGGTTTAGATCCTGACAAACCATATAAAAAATCAGCACGTGTAGTTGGCGATGTAATTGGTAAATATCACCCGCATGGTGATTCGTCTGTTTATGAAGCTATGGTTAATCTCTCACAGTGGTGAAAAATGAATCTCCCAATCTTAGATATGCATGGTAATATCGGTTCAATTGATAATGATCCAGCAGCTCAAATGAGATATACTGAAGTAAGGCTTTCAAAAGTAGCTCAATACATGATTGGTGATATAAAGAAAAAAACAACTTTATTTGTCCCTAATTTTGATGATTCTGAACAAGAACCCTTAGTACTTCCTTCTTTGTTTCCTAATTTACTAGTTAATGGTGCTATGGGAATAGCTGTTGGAATGGCAACAAATATGTTACCTCATAACTTAAATGAAATTATTGATGCTTCTATTTATAAAATTAAAAATCCCCAAACATCATTAAAATCACTTATGAAATATATCCAAGGGCCAGATTTCCCAACTGGCGGAATTATTCATGGAACTAATGGAATTATCGAAGGATTTGAAACTGGTAATAATTCTACTAAAAATAAAATTAAGTTATTTAGTAAATATAATGTATATACCAAAGGTCAGTATAAATATATTGAAATAACTGAAATACCTTATGGAGTAATTAAATCATCCTTAGTCTATTCAATTGATGAAATAATTCAAAATAAAGCTATAGCAGGGTTATTAGAAATAAAAGATCAATCTGACCGGAGTGGCATTAACATCTTATTAGTTTTAGAAAAAGATGCTAATGATAAAAGTATCATTAGCTACCTATTTGAAAAAACTAAGTTACAAAATACCTATAATTATAACCAAGTAGTTATAATTAATGGGCGACCAAAACTAGCTTCCCTCCTTGATTTATTAGATAACTATATTTTACATGTTAAAGATGTTAAAAGTAAAGTCATTAAGTTTGATTTAGAAAAAAGCAAGTTAAGACTTGAAATTATTTTAGGACTTTTAAAAGTTACTGAAATAACTGATGAAGTTATTGCTCTAATCCGCAATTGTGAAGGTTCAAAATCAGGAGTTATTAATGCTTTAATGCTGTCTTTTAACTTTACTGAAAACCAAGCAACTGCAATTGCTGAATTAAGATTATATAAACTTAGCAAAACTGATAAAGAGGCTTTATTAGATGAAAAAGCTCAGTTAATTAAAAATATTGAGCATTATGAATTATTATTAAATGATGAAGTTAAATTTAATGAATATGTTATTAATGAACTTAAAAGCATTAAAAAACTTTTTGGCAAAGAGCGCAAAACTCAAATTATTCAAGAAGATTTTAATTTTACATACCATGAAACTGATTTAATTAAAGAAGAAGTTAATTATGTTGGAATTACAAAACAAGGCTTTATTAAAAAATTTAGTGATAAAACCGTTGTTTCCAATTCATTATCAACGTATCCTTTAAAAGATAATGATGTTTTAAAATATTTTAATAAATTAAATTCTATGAATACATTACTTATTTTTACAAACTTCGGTAACTATATTCAAGTTCCAGTTTACAAAATAAACGAATGTAAGTGGCGAGAAACTGGTCAAAAACTAAGTGATTTAGTTCACTTAAAAGTAAGTGAAGAAGTAGTTTCAGTTATAAAAGTAGATAACTGAAATTCTAATACTTTTATAGTTATCGGTACTAAAAATGGTTTATTTAAAAAAGTTAAATTAACTGAATTTAAGGTGCAAAGATTGAATAAAGTTTATAACGCCATTAATCTTACCAATGATGATAAAGTCATAAATGTAGCATTAAGTAATGGTTTATATCATATTTTAATCTTAACTAAAAATGGTTTATGCTCATTATATCCGGAAACTGATATTGCTATATATTCACCAAAGGCAAAAGGCAATAAAGGAGTTTATTTATCTTTAAGTGATAAAGTAGAAAACTTTGCAATGGTTCAAAATAATGATATAGTTAGTATTTTAACTGCTAAAGGACAAATTAAACATATGTTAGTTTCAAAACTAACATATGTTCCAAAATCTATTAAAGGTAAAAAAATTATTGAAGTTTTAGAATCCAAAATTATTGATCTATGCCCAGGATATAATCTTAAAGTAATAGGAGTAAATGGTAATATGCAAAGTTTTCTTGAAGAAATAAATCTTTCATCTCCAACAAAACATGCTTCTATAACAGACTTCAATATTCCATCATTATTAGAAGTATCATTTCTAAAACTAAATGATGAATTAGATTTACAAAAAACAGAACAAAAAATCAAAGAAAGTTCTTTAAAGCTAGAAGAACTTTTAAAGAAATTAAACAAATAA